The DNA sequence CCCACTTGATCCCGATTCGCTCCGGTGAAGGCTCCTTGCTTATGTCCGAACAAACGAGACTCGATCAGATCCCCGCGGATCGCTCCGCAATTCACCGAGACCAGTCGATTTCCAGCGCGCGGAGAATGCTGATGAATATGACGTGCCAATAGTTCCTTGCCTGTGCCCGTTTCCCCCTGAATCAGAATAGAAACCTCTTCCCGCGCTGCCCGCTCTGCATGTCGATAAACCGATTCTAGGCACGGTGCGAGCCAATTGTTTGATAACGAACTCTTTTGGTGGAATGCCTGCAGCCGGTAGGCTACCTTGGAGTTGCTGATCACGAGCTCCCCAAATTCGTGCGGGTTTCCCGTTACCTCCTTTCCCTTTCCTTGAATCAATCGGGTGTTCAGGTCGTTTTGCTCGAGATGGATCAGGCACCAGCCGAGGCGTTGCGCAGTCGTGCCCGTATTGAACAAAATATCGATATCATCCTCCCGGAATTCCCGCAGTACCGCCTCTTCTGCGCGCTTGATTTCTAACGTATCAAACTTGTCGGTGAGCGGCACTATCCGTAATTCGATGTCTCGATCGGGAAAGGCTTTTCGGATTTTCCCAAGCAGCATCTCTGCCTTATAGAGTACATCGTCGGCTGTTTCATGGCAACAGAGGACATGTTTGCTATGTGGACGATCCTGCCCAAAAAACAATCGGTGTAGGTTCAGATTGGGGCTATCTGGCGAGATGTTGGAGTAGGGGGGAGGAAAAGCGTCAGGATGCGGGTGTTGCAAGAAATCCGAGGTGAATGCCACCCAGGACACGATGATATGGGCCATGTGTAGAAGGTTTGGGGAAGCGAATATACCGGAACCAAAGGTGCATTCAAACGCTTAGCTCGGAATAGTTGTGCGCTGTTGATTCGAGGTGTCATGGGGATTTGGGTGTGTCCTGCCGATCTGGAAATGGTGAGTTCCATCTGGATAGTCGAGTCGGCAGGTCGGTCCCTTTCGCGCTCGCTGGCGCTCGGTCTCGGATCTGGGGGCGAGAGATCGCCGCTCCCAGATCCGAGACTCCGCCTATCGGCGGCCGCTTCAGGCACCTCACACCACACCAGCCATCCGCACACTTGATTCTGGCTTCGAGAATGCCCGTTTTAGGCGAATAATCTGTATATTGGAAAGGATTCGCTCATTGAAATATGGTATTGCATAGGTTAAATATTTTATCTAATTTTGTCCCTCCAAAAATGAGGGGGACCACTTTTCGCCAATTGGCTGGAATCGCCGTTTCTCAACAGGGTCAAAACAGTTAGTTTGTTGATTATCAGTATTTTATAAAATGTTGCTCTCGCAGACCCTTCTCCACTATAACAAGGATTAAGACAGTGTCGCGTCTTGCTTCCAGTTACCTGTTACTACAGCTCGCAGACCCTTCTCCACTATAACAAGGATTAAGACTGGTTTCCCGAAAACTCTGAGAACCACTTCCGATGGACTCGCAGACCCTTCTCCACTATAACAAGGATTAAGACTCTTTTGGGCAGGATCAGTCATGTATTTTACATCGCTCGCAGACCCTTCTCCACTATAACAAGGATTAAGACTCGCAACTAGTTTACCGTTAAGATATTCATCAGTAACTCGCAGACCCTTCTCCACTATAACAAGGATTAAGACCCACGCAATGCGTTGAATACTTTCTTTTGAGACGCTCGCAGACCCTTCTCCACTATAACAAGGATTAAGACCCCGAATGCTACTCCGAACTCCTCCCAAGAGGAGACTCGCAGACCCTTCTCCACTATAACAAGGATTAAGACCTCCGCAGGCCCCCTTGATACTACTACTTAACCTTAACTCGCAGACCCTTCTCCACTATAACAAGGATTAAGACGAAGTTGCGTCTTTCTTATACTCTTCCAACATCTTCCTCGCAGACCCTTCTCCACTATAACAAGGATTTCGGGGTTGCGGGTGCTTCTTCTTAAATACCATAATTTCTATCCCATCGCATCATTCCATAAAGGCATGTGCCGCGGCCTGTGTGTCGGGGCCTTATGTGGAATCTCCTTGCGCTTGAAACTTTCCCGCCCCCACTTCTATGCCTCATCCCGCAAAATTTCGCAGCGGTGGGATCTGTGGGTGGGGAAATTTATGCGGGATCTCACGCCTCGTGTATGCTAGGGCTTGTATGTTGCCGAGCGAGGAACGGCTGAAAAGCTGAACGGGGGCCGGATTATCCACTGGCCAGTGCGTTTGCCGAAATCTCCTCGACAAACTTGGTTCAGCCCTGCGTGCGCCCAATCGCGAATCCCATTGCAGGGACGTGGGATCCCTGATAAATCCCCCTGCGCACAGGTTCCATCGCTGGGATTTTCAGGGATGAGGCAATTGGATGTGGAGGGAGGTGTTTGATTCTGTCTTTCCGGTTTTTTCCCCATCGCTTCATTCCAAGCAGGCATGTGCCGCGGCCTGTGTGTGGGGACCTTATGTGGAATCTCCCTGCGCTTGAAACTTTCCCGACCCCACTTCTATGCCTCATCCCGCAAAATTTCGCAGCGGTGGGGTCTGTGGGTGGGGAAATTTATGCGGGATCTCACGCCTCGTGTATGCTAGGGTTTGTATGTTGCCGAGAGAGGAACTGCTGACAAGCTGAACGGGGTCCGGATTATCCACTGGCCAGTGCGTTTGCCGAAATCTCCTTAACAAACTTGGTTCAGCCCTGCATGCGCCCAACCACGAATCCCATTGCAGGGACGTGTGATCCCTGATAAATCCCCCTGCGCACAGGTTCCATCACTGGGATTTTCAGGGATGAGGCAATGGATATGGAGGGAGGTGTTTGATTCTGTCTTTCCGGTTTTTTTCCCAATTCTTCATTCCAGAAAGGTATAAGCCGCGGCCTGTGTGTGGGCTTCGAATGCTGCCCTTTCGGGCTTCTTTTTCTTCAAGGTGCCCACGAGGGGCGCCTTGAAGAAAAAGAATGGAAGGAAAGCGCTGTAGGCGCGACATATCACAAGCAAGGGTTTTCAACCCTTGACCTGCTGTGGGTGCTTCTTCCTGCATACCATAATTTCTATCCCATCGCATCATTCCATAAAGGCATGTGCCGCGGCCTGTGCGTCGGGGCCTTATGTGGAGTCTCCCTGCGCTTGAAACTTTCCCGACCCCA is a window from the Pontibacter sp. G13 genome containing:
- a CDS encoding sigma 54-interacting transcriptional regulator — encoded protein: MAHIIVSWVAFTSDFLQHPHPDAFPPPYSNISPDSPNLNLHRLFFGQDRPHSKHVLCCHETADDVLYKAEMLLGKIRKAFPDRDIELRIVPLTDKFDTLEIKRAEEAVLREFREDDIDILFNTGTTAQRLGWCLIHLEQNDLNTRLIQGKGKEVTGNPHEFGELVISNSKVAYRLQAFHQKSSLSNNWLAPCLESVYRHAERAAREEVSILIQGETGTGKELLARHIHQHSPRAGNRLVSVNCGAIRGDLIESRLFGHKQGAFTGANRDQVGFFQQADHGTLFLDEIGEISPETQVSLLRALQDGKVLPIGETTESAVQVRLITATHQNLRSHCETGAFRWDLYFRISQVPIHLPSLREYPMHERMEVIQRMNGQFSEQGKRAKPLAFDEALTEWLALYEFPGNYRELANILTYLNVYGEECVGIDALPPDYRNVNPKADLTLESVKRAHIQKVVQLCGGNKRRAKELLGVSPNTVIKYAD